In Papaver somniferum cultivar HN1 chromosome 1, ASM357369v1, whole genome shotgun sequence, a genomic segment contains:
- the LOC113324858 gene encoding uncharacterized protein LOC113324858, with product MEKKMAPWEWKFLIKDGKVKSGRSLWFRHDWWIEKKAFKEKYSRLYKIRRKKNATVASMTNSTWNFEFSRMLNPAERIDLLEIKFDLRNVILETVREDRYEGECTAKSIYIKLTETNVVWEYNRILKTKLVPPKVLFFIWASLYDSIPIRSMLQIQGLQLQSNLCVFSNTQVETVEHFFLHCSWESHIWCSFLTSLQLPWVLPKDIKDLILIWSAYGVSQRKKIVCAASSILDL from the exons ATGGAGAAAAAGATGGCGCCATGGGAATGGAAATTTCTGATTAAGGATGGTAAG GTGAAGAGTGGTAGATCACTATGGTTTCGGCATGATTGGTGGATCGAAAAGAAAGCGTTCAAAGAAAAATATTCAAGGCtttacaagataagaaggaagaagaatgcaACAGTTGCAAGCATGACGAATAGTACTTGGAATTTTGAGTTTTCTAGGATGTTAAATCCGGCGGAGAGAATTGATCTTTTGGAGATTAAATTTGACCTAAGGAATGTGATTTTAGAAACTGTCAGAGAAGATAGATATGAAGGTGAGTGCACAGCGAAATCTATCTATATTAAACTTACAGAGACAAACGTGGTTTGGGAGTACAACAGAATTCTAAAAACCAAGCTTGTTCCTCCAAAGGTGctgttttttatttgggcttCATTATACGACTCTATCCCAATTCGGAGTATGCTACAAATCCAGGGACTGCAACTACAATCCAATCTTTGCGTTTTTAGTAATACACAGGTGGAGACAGTCGAGCACTTTTTTTTGCATTGTAGTTGGGAAAGCCATATTTGGTGCAGTTTTCTTACCTCTCTACAACTCCCGTGGGTCTTGCCAAAAGATATTAAAGATTTGATATTGATCTGGAGTGCTTATGGGGTCTCTCAAAGGAAGAAAATAGTATgcgcagcttcttccattctcgatctTTAG